Proteins from one Candidatus Auribacterota bacterium genomic window:
- the lexA gene encoding transcriptional repressor LexA, with protein MYFTKRQRQILDYISNFISERGYAPSIEEIGRRFGLSSLATVHKHLVNLEKKGVINRSWNRSRSIELIPAEGIKTAGVELPLLGLVAAGEPIEALSHRETMTVPEEFAGKGNTYMLRVKGDSMIDEQIRDGDYIVVEKRRTARDGETVVALLRNEEATLKKFYRENGQIKLVPANPALEPIVVDPGDVTIQGVVIAVLRKYR; from the coding sequence GTGTATTTTACGAAGCGCCAGCGGCAAATATTGGATTACATCTCTAATTTCATCTCTGAGCGTGGTTATGCCCCGAGCATCGAGGAGATCGGCCGGAGGTTCGGCCTCTCCTCTCTCGCCACGGTGCACAAGCACCTGGTCAACCTGGAGAAAAAGGGGGTCATCAATCGAAGCTGGAACCGCAGCCGTTCCATCGAGCTTATCCCGGCAGAGGGGATAAAGACCGCCGGGGTTGAACTCCCACTCCTCGGTCTGGTTGCCGCCGGGGAGCCGATCGAGGCGCTCTCCCACCGGGAGACGATGACCGTCCCCGAGGAGTTCGCAGGGAAGGGAAATACCTACATGCTGCGGGTCAAGGGAGATTCGATGATCGACGAGCAGATCCGCGACGGGGATTACATCGTCGTCGAAAAGAGGCGCACCGCGAGAGACGGGGAAACGGTCGTCGCCCTCCTGCGCAATGAGGAGGCCACGCTCAAGAAGTTCTACAGGGAGAACGGGCAGATAAAACTTGTGCCTGCGAACCCCGCGCTGGAACCGATTGTCGTGGACCCGGGAGACGTGACGATACAGGGTGTGGTGATCGCGGTACTGAGGAAATACCGCTGA
- the dinB gene encoding DNA polymerase IV, translating to MSRIIFHLDMDAFFVSVELLRRPWLKGKPVVVGGEPTRRGVVASASYEARRHGIRSAMPLAQAKRLCPRCVFLPCHFDDYADVSTKLFGLLEHFTPDVEPISLEEAFLDMSGFRWLYGPPLVTADRIHAEIRGNLSLPSSIGIASNKLVARIASAHAKPNGVLYVLPGNERDFLAPLPVRSIPGVGPRTAEQLGLMGVNTIGDLRAIGERLLWCTFGTSGSWLSRAASGEDDEPVTSRAGQKSVSREITFPEDLLDRERILAELSFLVEAACQALRRAGKQARIVSLKLRYADFSTVTRSFTLDEPTDLDREVFAVATRLFRKTWTRRLRIRLIGVSLSNFVGSGWQPSLLPGGGDRGRFKRLYAGVDRIKEKYGDGAITTGTRLIVRGKPINTE from the coding sequence ATGAGCCGCATCATCTTCCACCTGGACATGGATGCATTCTTCGTATCGGTCGAGCTGCTACGCCGCCCGTGGCTCAAAGGCAAACCGGTGGTGGTGGGCGGAGAACCCACTCGCCGGGGAGTGGTCGCCTCCGCCTCCTACGAGGCGCGCCGCCACGGGATCCGTTCCGCCATGCCCCTCGCCCAAGCGAAGAGGCTCTGCCCCCGCTGCGTCTTCCTCCCGTGTCATTTTGACGACTATGCGGACGTTTCCACGAAGCTCTTCGGGCTACTGGAACATTTCACCCCGGATGTGGAGCCGATATCTCTTGAAGAGGCGTTCCTCGACATGAGCGGCTTCCGCTGGCTCTACGGCCCCCCCCTCGTGACCGCCGACCGGATACACGCCGAAATCAGGGGAAATCTCTCCCTTCCCTCCTCCATCGGCATCGCGTCGAACAAGCTCGTCGCCAGGATCGCCTCGGCGCATGCCAAACCGAACGGCGTTCTCTACGTCCTGCCCGGCAACGAACGGGACTTTCTCGCGCCGCTCCCCGTCCGCTCCATCCCCGGCGTGGGCCCGCGCACGGCGGAGCAGCTCGGGCTCATGGGGGTGAACACAATCGGCGATCTCAGGGCAATCGGCGAACGGCTCCTGTGGTGTACGTTCGGTACGTCCGGATCCTGGCTCTCCAGGGCGGCGAGCGGAGAGGATGACGAGCCGGTCACTTCCCGCGCCGGGCAGAAATCCGTGAGCCGCGAGATAACCTTCCCCGAAGACCTCCTGGATCGTGAGCGTATACTGGCTGAACTGTCATTCCTGGTGGAGGCGGCGTGCCAGGCGCTCCGCAGGGCGGGGAAACAGGCGAGGATCGTCTCGCTCAAGCTCCGCTACGCTGATTTCTCCACCGTCACGCGCTCGTTCACCCTCGACGAACCGACCGACCTCGACAGGGAGGTCTTCGCGGTCGCCACGCGTCTTTTCAGAAAGACATGGACGCGCCGCCTGAGGATCAGGCTCATCGGCGTCTCCCTCTCCAACTTCGTCGGGAGCGGCTGGCAACCCTCTCTCCTTCCCGGCGGCGGCGACAGGGGAAGATTCAAACGCCTCTATGCGGGCGTAGATCGCATCAAGGAGAAATACGGCGATGGAGCGATAACAACGGGGACAAGGTTGATCGTGCGAGGGAAACCGATAAATACAGAATGA
- a CDS encoding PHP domain-containing protein, with product MFTHLHCHSNYSFLEGASRVDELVARAGALGMSALALTDTNGLYGAVPFYKVARGARIKPILGTELRTNGTRIVFLARNSAGYGKLCRLITSFHLTGKKLPDGTGIPKSAGTDSAFTPLLRILLAEGDPDLYILLHADPLLRLRHALRITPNLYLEIPATAGAAAIARLARLAARFSVPPVATVPVLFSTPDGYELHKVLTAIRTRSTVATIPPGELAPRDAYLRSGEEMRALFAASSVIRPGVAESGMMRQYIERHRGREKVTFLHPAMEEILAETHGVMIYQEDVMRVAHLVAGMTLAEADLLRRAMSGKMRSQQTMAGLKEKFAEAARARGIAAKTAAETWRQIESFAEYAFCKAHSASFALLSFQVAFLKAHWPAEFMAAVLSNGGGFYHTQAYLDEARRLGLKILPPDINRSEIAYSASPGLIRVGLMQVGELRRETLERLIASRRRDGFFTSLTEFYERVKPDRREAENLIACGAFDAYEFSRPELLCKLHLLRRSSPVRRFADSPPLPFPPAHTIIPRIPDYDEEMKRALEHKTLGVYVTCHPLALFAKDIGPSGFANAPTRRLADSRARRSFSEGGPVRRLVYIRADELAQHAGGRVELLGWLVCMKRVRTSKGEYMRFITMEDMTNLFEVVLFPRCYQRYGHLLNTPGPFVVSGRAENDSGAIVIKASRLRLLDTRRGRSNVQAQRAEGEKPLRLHCSALMGILFSLI from the coding sequence GTGTTCACGCACCTCCACTGCCACAGTAATTACTCGTTCCTCGAGGGGGCGAGCCGCGTCGATGAGCTGGTCGCGCGCGCCGGGGCGCTCGGGATGAGCGCGCTCGCGCTCACCGACACAAACGGCCTCTACGGCGCGGTCCCCTTCTACAAGGTTGCCCGGGGCGCCCGTATCAAACCGATTCTCGGGACGGAGCTCCGCACGAACGGCACCAGGATAGTCTTCCTCGCCCGTAACAGCGCCGGGTATGGGAAACTCTGCCGACTGATAACTTCATTCCATCTGACAGGCAAGAAATTACCCGATGGGACCGGAATCCCAAAATCAGCCGGCACGGACAGTGCGTTCACGCCTCTCCTCCGCATATTACTCGCCGAAGGAGATCCCGACCTCTACATCCTACTCCACGCCGATCCCCTCCTGCGGCTGCGTCATGCCTTGCGCATCACGCCCAATCTGTATCTTGAGATTCCTGCCACCGCGGGCGCCGCAGCGATCGCGAGGCTCGCACGCCTGGCCGCGCGATTCAGCGTACCCCCGGTCGCCACAGTCCCAGTGCTCTTCAGCACCCCCGATGGCTACGAACTACACAAGGTGCTCACAGCGATCAGGACACGCTCGACGGTCGCAACGATCCCTCCCGGCGAGCTCGCGCCGCGAGACGCATATCTCCGGAGCGGAGAAGAGATGCGCGCCCTCTTCGCGGCGAGCTCCGTCATTCGCCCCGGGGTGGCCGAGAGCGGGATGATGCGGCAGTACATCGAACGCCACCGCGGGCGCGAGAAAGTCACGTTCCTCCACCCCGCCATGGAGGAGATCCTCGCCGAAACACACGGCGTGATGATCTACCAGGAGGACGTGATGCGCGTCGCCCATCTCGTCGCCGGCATGACGCTCGCGGAGGCCGATCTCCTCAGGAGGGCGATGAGCGGGAAAATGCGTTCGCAGCAAACCATGGCCGGCCTGAAGGAAAAATTCGCGGAGGCCGCCCGGGCGCGCGGGATCGCAGCAAAAACCGCCGCAGAGACATGGCGCCAGATAGAGAGCTTCGCCGAGTATGCCTTCTGCAAGGCGCACAGCGCCTCATTCGCCCTCCTCTCCTTCCAGGTAGCCTTTCTCAAGGCCCACTGGCCGGCCGAGTTCATGGCCGCCGTCCTCTCGAATGGCGGGGGGTTCTACCACACGCAGGCATACCTTGACGAGGCGCGGAGGCTCGGTCTTAAAATCCTGCCTCCCGACATTAACCGCAGCGAGATCGCGTACAGTGCGAGTCCCGGATTGATCAGAGTGGGGTTGATGCAGGTCGGCGAGCTCAGGCGAGAGACGCTGGAACGCCTCATCGCCTCCAGGCGCAGGGACGGGTTTTTCACCTCGCTCACGGAGTTTTATGAGCGTGTAAAACCGGATAGGCGCGAAGCCGAGAATCTCATCGCGTGCGGCGCCTTCGACGCGTATGAGTTTTCCCGCCCGGAACTGCTCTGCAAGCTCCACCTCCTCCGCCGCAGTTCGCCGGTTCGCCGGTTCGCCGATTCGCCGCCACTGCCCTTCCCCCCTGCCCACACTATCATTCCCCGCATCCCCGATTACGACGAGGAGATGAAGCGCGCCCTCGAACACAAGACACTCGGTGTGTACGTAACGTGCCACCCGCTCGCATTGTTCGCGAAGGATATCGGCCCTAGTGGTTTTGCGAATGCTCCAACTCGCCGACTCGCCGACTCGCGTGCCCGCCGTAGCTTCAGCGAAGGAGGGCCGGTTCGCCGTCTCGTATACATCCGGGCGGACGAACTGGCGCAGCACGCGGGGGGGCGCGTCGAGCTCCTCGGCTGGCTCGTCTGCATGAAGCGCGTGAGGACATCGAAGGGAGAGTACATGAGGTTCATCACGATGGAGGACATGACCAACCTCTTCGAGGTTGTCCTCTTCCCCCGCTGCTACCAGCGCTACGGACATCTCCTTAACACACCGGGCCCGTTCGTGGTGAGCGGGAGGGCAGAGAATGACTCGGGGGCAATCGTCATCAAGGCCTCCCGCCTGCGCCTTCTTGACACGCGCCGCGGTAGGAGCAACGTCCAAGCTCAGCGGGCCGAAGGGGAGAAACCTCTGAGGCTCCACTGCAGCGCCTTGATGGGCATTTTGTTTTCACTCATATAG